Below is a window of Brachyspira hampsonii DNA.
ATTAATATAATAATTATCACTTTCTTTTATATCTGATTGCGATTGAAGTTCGGTATTTTTTGTCTCTTTATTATCATCTCTAATAATTTTTATAATCTTTTCATTTTTAGTATCATCTAAATAGCCGAATGTTTTAGCATAAGATAATATATATTCTTTATCAGTTTTTAACCTTTCTATGTTATTTGATATTTGAATTTTCTTTCTGTTTAATTCTTCAACTCTCTTTTTTTTACTTTCTATAATAATTTTTTTAGCATCTAATGTAAGAAATCCTTTAGAGCTAAACACAAATACATATACCATAAAAGCTATTCCAACTAATATGATACTATAGAATATTTTAGAGCCGATTCTAACATTAAAATACATAAATTATTAACCTTATTAAATATACAACTTATTATCGGAAGTAATTTATTAAAGTTAATAGTCTTTATATATAAATATACCTACCGCAGTTCGATACATATATACAGTAATATTATTATACAATAATTTTTAATAATATTTACAGTTTTAATAATTGGAGATTCACAGTCGTTCCACGCTCTGCATGCCTTCAGTAACCACCTTATTTTGACTACGCTATGTATGCCCTATTTGTCTCATCGCAAAGCATTCCTACGGCATGCGATAAACTATATACTCAACAAGCTCGTATACGCTTCGCAAAAGACCACATATTTATATACTAAATAACAAATTACACAACATATAAAACATTATATTTGTAGTTTTACAATTAAATAATTTTCATAATTAATCTTGTTAAGTACTTTTGAAACAAGTATATTTTTCTATGATAAATAATTGCATTCTATTTCATCATTATAAAATATATAATCATTTTGAAGTTCTATATTTTATAAAAAATACTGCTGTTACTATAAAAGTTAAAACTTCTGTAATAGGCATAACATACCATATACTATCTCTTACAAATATTAAAGGCATTACAAATATTAAAATACCGCTTATTATAAGTCCCCTTAATATTGCAATTATAAATGAAGAAGCTGGTTTCATTATAGCCTGAAAATAGTATGTGGCATATATATTAAAAGGAAGTATCAAAAATGATATAAAATAAGCTCTCATAATATTTTTTGATATGCTTAAAGCTTCATCTGAAGGCTTCATAAATACTTTCATTAAGAAATCTGTATTAAAGTATGTAAATAAAGTAGAAACTATAGCCAATATTAAAGCTGTAAATATACCGTATTTTACTGCAGATTTTATTCTATCCATATTTCCTGCTCCCAAATTAGAAGATATTATAGGCTGTGCAGCTTGTCCTATTGCATAAGCTGATGACTGAACTAATATATTAATATTTATTATTACAGAATACACCGCCAATGCAGAAGAATTAAAATATTTCATTATTTGATTATTAAACATTAAAGCAAGTATTCCCATTGCTATATCTATAAAAAATGTAGAAAAACCAATAGATACAATGTTTTTTGATAATGAAAATAATTTATTTACTTTTACAAATTTTAAAGTATTCTTTTTTGTAAATAGATGAGATATTAAAATTGAAGCAGT
It encodes the following:
- a CDS encoding septum formation initiator family protein; amino-acid sequence: MYFNVRIGSKIFYSIILVGIAFMVYVFVFSSKGFLTLDAKKIIIESKKKRVEELNRKKIQISNNIERLKTDKEYILSYAKTFGYLDDTKNEKIIKIIRDDNKETKNTELQSQSDIKESDNYYINIRGALILASMIALCFITYLLLINKNLLPKLKKKKIIISRG
- a CDS encoding MATE family efflux transporter, which gives rise to MDILKTDVKKIFFKYLYASFGSALIAAIYSIVDVAMVGQYEGDNGAAALAVFAPIWNIIYSIGMLFGIGGSVLFSKARGSGEHEKSNIFFTSSFIALSIVIFIIWVLSIIFEDNILYFFGADDVLLRLAKIYFLPIKIILPLFSFSQFFAAYLRNDNAPMKATIAVMAGGIFNIFGDYFFVFVCDMGIFGAGLATAIGQVITASILISHLFTKKNTLKFVKVNKLFSLSKNIVSIGFSTFFIDIAMGILALMFNNQIMKYFNSSALAVYSVIININILVQSSAYAIGQAAQPIISSNLGAGNMDRIKSAVKYGIFTALILAIVSTLFTYFNTDFLMKVFMKPSDEALSISKNIMRAYFISFLILPFNIYATYYFQAIMKPASSFIIAILRGLIISGILIFVMPLIFVRDSIWYVMPITEVLTFIVTAVFFIKYRTSK